From a single Nicotiana tomentosiformis chromosome 2, ASM39032v3, whole genome shotgun sequence genomic region:
- the LOC104093933 gene encoding cinnamoyl-CoA reductase-like SNL6 isoform X1 codes for MEVAMSLPIELPKQRNDYGMCFANSFSCSLNARDRKIVCVTSGNSYFGSHLIKKLLVCGYLVRVTIQNQANLEDMKELMREEMEQLESVVVAKMGDLESLCSAFRGCHAIFHTSSFIDPHGISGYTERMAFLETEAAKNVIEACGRAACIKRCIFTSSLLACIWKGNDLPNLIDESSWSDEAFCRENKQLWLALAKTRAEKAAWNKAREMKVKLVSLCPGLLMAPSFPNAHLETSIPYLKGGHFMLRQGLLATEDVSKVAEAHIYVYEDMDYGACGRYICFGKIIGTLEKAIQLENGLNMHGQLSGNQNLLAVEVDNDEIHPRTRITKSKLSRLIFRSSQRRSCKQ; via the exons ATGGAGGTGGCAATGTCCTTACCAATAGAGCTACCAAAGCAGAGGAATGATTATGGAATGTGCTTTGCTAATAGTTTTAGCTGCAGTCTGAATGCAAGAGACAGAAAAATCGTTTGTGTCACCAGTGGAAACTCCTACTTTGGTTCTCACTTGATCAAGAAGCTTTTGGTATGTGGTTACCTTGTTCGAGTTACCATTCAAAATCAAG CTAATCTTGAGGACATGAAGGAGCTGATGAGAGAAGAAATGGAGCAATTGGAAAGTGTTGTGGTGGCAAAAATGGGTGATTTAGAGAGCCTCTGTAGTGCTTTTAGAGGTTGCCATGCTATATTCCACACATCATCTTTTATTGATCCACATGGGATCTCTGGATACACG GAACGGATGGCATTTCTTGAAACAGAAGCAGCAAAGAATGTGATAGAAGCCTGTGGCAGGGCAGCATGTATAAAAAGATGCATTTTCACCTCCTCTCTACTTGCATGCATCTGGAAAGGCAATGACCTGCCAAACCTTATAGATGAGAGTTCTTGGAGTGATGAAGCATTCTGCAGAGAAAACAAG CAGCTTTGGCTAGCATTGGCCAAGACCAGGGCAGAGAAAGCTGCTTGGAATAAAGCAAGGGAGATGAAGGTGAAACTTGTTTCTTTATGTCCTGGACTTCTCATGGCACCATCTTTCCCAAATGCTCACCTTGAAACTTCTATTCCATATCTCAAAG GTGGTCATTTCATGCTACGGCAAGGACTTTTAGCAACTGAAGATGTTAGTAAAGTTGCAGAAGCACATATTTATGTCTATGAAGATATGGACTATGGAGCCTGTGGAAGATATATTTGCTTTGGAAAAATAATTGGAACATTGGAAAAAGCCATACAACTTGAAAATGGCTTGAATATGCATGGCCAGTTATCTGGGAATCAAAACCTTCTTGCAGTAGAAGTGGATAATGATGAAATTCATCCCAGAACCAGAATAACTAAGTCAAAGCTCAGTAGATTAATATTCCGTTCGTCACAACGTCGTTCTTGCAAACAGTGA
- the LOC104093933 gene encoding cinnamoyl-CoA reductase-like SNL6 isoform X2, whose product MEVAMSLPIELPKQRNDYGMCFANSFSCSLNARDRKIVCVTSGNSYFGSHLIKKLLVCGYLVRVTIQNQANLEDMKELMREEMEQLESVVVAKMGDLESLCSAFRGCHAIFHTSSFIDPHGISGYTERMAFLETEAAKNVIEACGRAACIKRCIFTSSLLACIWKGNDLPNLIDESSWSDEAFCRENKLWLALAKTRAEKAAWNKAREMKVKLVSLCPGLLMAPSFPNAHLETSIPYLKGGHFMLRQGLLATEDVSKVAEAHIYVYEDMDYGACGRYICFGKIIGTLEKAIQLENGLNMHGQLSGNQNLLAVEVDNDEIHPRTRITKSKLSRLIFRSSQRRSCKQ is encoded by the exons ATGGAGGTGGCAATGTCCTTACCAATAGAGCTACCAAAGCAGAGGAATGATTATGGAATGTGCTTTGCTAATAGTTTTAGCTGCAGTCTGAATGCAAGAGACAGAAAAATCGTTTGTGTCACCAGTGGAAACTCCTACTTTGGTTCTCACTTGATCAAGAAGCTTTTGGTATGTGGTTACCTTGTTCGAGTTACCATTCAAAATCAAG CTAATCTTGAGGACATGAAGGAGCTGATGAGAGAAGAAATGGAGCAATTGGAAAGTGTTGTGGTGGCAAAAATGGGTGATTTAGAGAGCCTCTGTAGTGCTTTTAGAGGTTGCCATGCTATATTCCACACATCATCTTTTATTGATCCACATGGGATCTCTGGATACACG GAACGGATGGCATTTCTTGAAACAGAAGCAGCAAAGAATGTGATAGAAGCCTGTGGCAGGGCAGCATGTATAAAAAGATGCATTTTCACCTCCTCTCTACTTGCATGCATCTGGAAAGGCAATGACCTGCCAAACCTTATAGATGAGAGTTCTTGGAGTGATGAAGCATTCTGCAGAGAAAACAAG CTTTGGCTAGCATTGGCCAAGACCAGGGCAGAGAAAGCTGCTTGGAATAAAGCAAGGGAGATGAAGGTGAAACTTGTTTCTTTATGTCCTGGACTTCTCATGGCACCATCTTTCCCAAATGCTCACCTTGAAACTTCTATTCCATATCTCAAAG GTGGTCATTTCATGCTACGGCAAGGACTTTTAGCAACTGAAGATGTTAGTAAAGTTGCAGAAGCACATATTTATGTCTATGAAGATATGGACTATGGAGCCTGTGGAAGATATATTTGCTTTGGAAAAATAATTGGAACATTGGAAAAAGCCATACAACTTGAAAATGGCTTGAATATGCATGGCCAGTTATCTGGGAATCAAAACCTTCTTGCAGTAGAAGTGGATAATGATGAAATTCATCCCAGAACCAGAATAACTAAGTCAAAGCTCAGTAGATTAATATTCCGTTCGTCACAACGTCGTTCTTGCAAACAGTGA